The following proteins are encoded in a genomic region of Sphingopyxis sp. YF1:
- a CDS encoding tetratricopeptide repeat protein has translation MRISLLALGAGLVLASLPTASDAQRADNDILPVSLALQEQGVKAQAAGDLDGAIDAYEAALAADPRNRSAIVALAQVARAQGLPGKAIGLYREALNLDPNDVVALTGQGEALADKGALELAREKLAEAQRACKDKCPQVAALEKAIAANAEKKVVAAEALIPKTVVTTSQN, from the coding sequence ATGCGCATCAGTTTGCTGGCCCTCGGCGCGGGTCTTGTCCTTGCCAGCCTGCCCACGGCCTCCGATGCGCAGCGCGCCGACAACGACATTCTTCCGGTTTCGCTGGCGCTCCAGGAACAGGGCGTGAAGGCGCAGGCCGCGGGCGATCTCGACGGCGCGATCGACGCCTATGAAGCCGCACTCGCCGCCGATCCGCGCAACCGTTCGGCGATCGTTGCGCTGGCGCAGGTCGCCCGCGCGCAGGGACTGCCGGGCAAGGCGATCGGCCTCTATCGCGAGGCGCTGAACCTCGATCCCAACGACGTGGTGGCGCTGACCGGGCAGGGCGAGGCGCTCGCCGACAAGGGAGCGCTCGAACTGGCGCGCGAAAAGCTCGCCGAGGCCCAGCGCGCGTGCAAGGACAAATGCCCGCAGGTCGCCGCACTCGAAAAGGCGATCGCCGCGAACGCCGAGAAGAAGGTCGTCGCCGCCGAGGCGCTGATCCCCAAGACGGTGGTCACGACCAGCCAGAACTGA
- the thiS gene encoding sulfur carrier protein ThiS, whose protein sequence is MGFNVISIILNGDPRQVREGSIADLVASLGLDVKKVAVERNRAIVPRSTLADVALAEGDALEIVHFVGGGC, encoded by the coding sequence GTGGGTTTCAACGTGATCTCGATCATCCTCAACGGCGACCCGCGGCAGGTGCGCGAAGGCAGCATCGCCGATCTCGTCGCCTCGCTGGGGCTCGACGTGAAGAAGGTCGCGGTCGAACGCAACCGCGCGATCGTCCCGCGTTCGACGCTTGCCGACGTCGCGCTCGCCGAGGGCGATGCGCTCGAAATCGTTCATTTTGTAGGAGGCGGTTGTTGA
- the guaB gene encoding IMP dehydrogenase, translating to MEIITGLTFDDVLLVPGPSDILPSDANLSTQLTSEISLNIPILSSAMDTVTEADMAILMAQIGGIGVLHRNLTIEEQAAAVRQVKRFESGMIVNPITITPDAPLSYATALMAQHKISGIPVVEPGGKLVGILTNRDVRFADNPGQPVRELMTAENLATVRPGVGQDEARKLLHQRRIEKLLVVDDDYRCIGLITVKDMEKAVNYPEATKDAGGRLRVAAATNTGDSGIERAEALLDAECDLIVVDTAHGHSKGVGATVEKIKKLSNRVQVLAGNVATGDATRALIDCGADGVKVGIGPGSICTTRVVAGVGVPQLTAILDSVEAASKLGVPVIADGGLRTSGDIAKALAAGASSVMVGSLLAGTAEAPGETFLFQGRTYKSYRGMGSVGAMARGSADRYFQQDIKDQMKLVPEGIEGQVPFKGPAKDVIHQLVGGVKAAMGYTGSRTLGDLRERAKFVRITNAGLRESHVHDVAITREAPNYPVG from the coding sequence ATGGAAATCATCACCGGCCTGACCTTCGACGACGTGCTGCTGGTCCCCGGCCCGTCGGACATCCTCCCGTCGGACGCCAATCTGTCGACCCAGCTGACCAGCGAGATCAGCCTGAACATCCCGATCCTCTCCTCGGCGATGGACACGGTGACCGAGGCCGACATGGCGATCCTGATGGCGCAGATCGGCGGCATCGGCGTGCTCCACCGCAATCTGACGATCGAGGAGCAGGCGGCGGCGGTGCGCCAGGTGAAGCGCTTCGAAAGCGGGATGATCGTCAACCCGATCACCATCACCCCCGACGCGCCGCTGTCCTATGCGACCGCGCTGATGGCGCAGCACAAGATTTCGGGCATTCCGGTCGTCGAGCCGGGTGGCAAGCTGGTCGGCATCCTGACCAACCGCGACGTGCGCTTCGCCGACAATCCCGGCCAACCGGTGCGCGAACTGATGACCGCCGAGAATCTGGCGACCGTCCGCCCCGGGGTCGGGCAGGACGAGGCGCGCAAGCTGCTCCACCAGCGCCGCATCGAAAAGCTGCTCGTCGTCGACGATGATTATCGCTGCATCGGTCTGATCACCGTCAAGGACATGGAAAAGGCGGTCAACTATCCCGAGGCGACCAAGGACGCGGGCGGCCGGCTGCGCGTCGCGGCGGCGACGAACACCGGCGACAGCGGCATCGAACGCGCCGAGGCGCTGCTCGACGCCGAATGCGACCTGATCGTCGTCGACACCGCGCACGGCCACAGCAAGGGCGTCGGCGCGACGGTCGAGAAGATCAAGAAACTGTCGAACCGCGTCCAGGTTCTGGCGGGCAATGTCGCGACCGGCGACGCGACCCGGGCGCTGATCGATTGCGGCGCCGACGGCGTCAAGGTCGGCATCGGCCCCGGCTCGATCTGCACGACGCGCGTCGTCGCGGGCGTCGGCGTGCCGCAGCTCACCGCGATCCTCGACAGCGTCGAGGCGGCGTCGAAGCTGGGCGTTCCGGTGATCGCCGACGGCGGGCTGCGCACCTCGGGCGACATCGCCAAGGCCCTCGCCGCCGGTGCGTCGAGCGTGATGGTCGGTTCGCTCCTCGCGGGCACCGCCGAGGCGCCGGGCGAGACCTTCCTGTTCCAGGGCCGGACGTACAAGAGCTATCGCGGCATGGGCAGCGTCGGCGCGATGGCGCGCGGCTCGGCCGACCGCTATTTCCAGCAGGACATCAAGGACCAGATGAAGCTGGTGCCCGAGGGGATCGAAGGGCAGGTGCCGTTCAAGGGACCCGCGAAGGACGTGATCCACCAGCTCGTCGGCGGCGTGAAGGCGGCGATGGGCTATACCGGCAGCCGTACGCTGGGGGATCTGCGCGAGCGCGCCAAATTCGTGCGCATCACCAATGCAGGCCTGCGCGAAAGCCATGTCCACGACGTCGCGATCACCCGCGAGGCGCCGAATTACCCGGTGGGGTGA
- a CDS encoding bifunctional sulfur carrier protein/thiazole synthase protein, producing the protein MTDTWSVAGRTFSSRLIVGTGKYKDFEQNAAAVEASGAEIVTVAVRRVNVSDPTAPMLTDFIDPKKITYLPNTAGCFNADDAIRTLRLAREAGGWDLVKLEVLGEAKTLYPNMRETLEATEVLAKEGFLPMVYCVDDPIAAKQLEDAGAVAIMPLGAPIGSGLGIQNRVTIRLIVEGASVPVLVDAGVGTASDAAVAMELGCDGVLMNTAIAEAKDPILMARAMKHAVEAGRDAYRAGRMGLRKYADPSSPLAGLI; encoded by the coding sequence TTGACCGACACTTGGAGCGTTGCCGGACGGACCTTTTCGTCGCGGCTGATTGTCGGGACCGGCAAATACAAGGATTTCGAGCAGAATGCGGCCGCGGTCGAAGCGTCGGGGGCCGAGATCGTCACCGTCGCGGTGCGGCGCGTCAATGTGTCGGACCCGACCGCACCGATGCTGACCGACTTCATCGATCCCAAAAAGATCACCTACCTCCCCAACACCGCGGGCTGCTTCAACGCCGACGACGCGATCCGCACGCTGCGGCTCGCGCGCGAGGCCGGCGGCTGGGACCTTGTGAAGCTCGAGGTGCTCGGCGAGGCGAAGACGCTCTATCCCAACATGCGCGAGACGCTCGAGGCGACCGAGGTGCTCGCGAAAGAGGGCTTTCTGCCGATGGTCTATTGCGTCGACGATCCGATCGCCGCGAAGCAGCTCGAGGATGCGGGCGCGGTCGCGATCATGCCGCTCGGTGCGCCGATCGGGTCGGGGCTTGGCATCCAGAACCGCGTGACGATCCGCCTGATTGTCGAGGGCGCGTCGGTGCCGGTGCTCGTCGATGCGGGCGTCGGGACCGCGAGCGATGCCGCGGTGGCGATGGAGCTCGGCTGCGACGGCGTGCTGATGAACACCGCGATCGCCGAAGCGAAGGATCCGATCCTGATGGCGCGCGCGATGAAGCATGCGGTCGAGGCGGGGCGCGACGCCTATCGCGCCGGACGCATGGGGCTGCGCAAATATGCCGATCCGTCGAGCCCGCTCGCCGGGCTGATCTGA
- a CDS encoding ParD-like family protein — translation MGIVNIDEELHDQLRRASRVSCRSINAQAAYWIRIGLLCETNPTLSFAEIVARELREAGVSAASTTGEPRDEAA, via the coding sequence ATGGGTATTGTGAACATCGACGAGGAACTGCACGATCAGCTGCGCCGGGCCAGCCGGGTCTCGTGCCGTTCGATCAATGCGCAGGCCGCCTACTGGATCCGGATCGGCCTGTTGTGCGAGACCAATCCGACGCTGAGCTTTGCCGAAATCGTCGCGCGCGAACTGCGCGAGGCAGGGGTTTCGGCGGCGTCGACGACGGGGGAGCCGCGTGACGAAGCGGCCTGA
- the map gene encoding type I methionyl aminopeptidase: MTKRPEELALLAESGRLLASVFEWLDRIPLAGLSTLAIDTMVERFIVDELRARPASKGQYGYGFVLNASVNHVVCHGVPSADEVLRDGDIVNLDITLEKNGYIADSSKTYLIGTVNSAARRLVRTTYEAMWMGIAAVRPGARLGDIGWAIERHARRNGYSVVREYCGHGIGREMHEDPQILHFGKPGTGLMLREGMVFTIEPMLNRGRRSVRTEPDGWTVVTRDGSLSAQFEHTVAVTASGVSVLTLRADEQGMPGAMKRAA, from the coding sequence GTGACGAAGCGGCCTGAGGAGCTGGCGCTGCTGGCCGAATCGGGCCGGTTGCTGGCGTCGGTGTTCGAATGGCTCGACCGCATCCCGCTCGCCGGCCTCTCGACGCTGGCGATCGACACGATGGTCGAGCGCTTCATCGTCGACGAGCTTCGGGCACGCCCCGCGAGCAAGGGCCAATATGGCTATGGCTTCGTGCTCAACGCGTCGGTGAACCATGTCGTGTGCCACGGCGTGCCTTCGGCCGACGAGGTGCTGCGCGACGGCGACATCGTCAACCTCGACATCACGCTGGAAAAGAACGGTTATATCGCCGATTCGAGCAAGACCTACCTGATCGGCACGGTGAACTCGGCCGCGCGGCGGCTGGTGCGGACCACCTATGAGGCGATGTGGATGGGCATTGCGGCGGTGCGTCCCGGCGCGCGCCTCGGCGACATCGGCTGGGCGATCGAGCGCCACGCGCGGCGGAACGGTTATTCGGTGGTGCGCGAATATTGCGGCCACGGCATCGGCCGCGAGATGCACGAGGATCCCCAGATCCTGCATTTCGGAAAACCCGGGACGGGGCTCATGCTGCGCGAGGGCATGGTCTTCACGATCGAACCGATGCTCAACCGCGGGCGCCGGAGCGTGCGCACCGAACCCGACGGCTGGACCGTGGTGACCCGCGACGGATCGCTGTCGGCGCAATTCGAACATACCGTCGCGGTCACCGCCTCGGGCGTGTCGGTCCTGACCCTGCGCGCCGACGAGCAGGGCATGCCGGGCGCGATGAAGCGGGCCGCTTGA
- a CDS encoding MFS transporter produces the protein MAGGSAPPPARTSPLAPFRFPAFRAIWIANLASNMGSMIQSVGAAWLMTELTQSHLLIALVNAGATIPILMLGVFAGAIADNYDRRRVMLAAQLLMLLMSAGLAAVTWAGAIGPLSLLFFTLAVGCGTAVNSPAWQASVRQQVGHAHLPQAIALNSIAFNLARSVGPALGGLLISLTGPAAAFALNTLSYLALIIVLLRWKPETDPPQKTPMLAAIATGLRFCAQSDPVRRVLMRGFSFGLGAAAFQALLPSLVRDQLKGTELVYGLCLGAFGLGSIVCALWVSAARRRWGSEAVVGTATLGFAAAMVPVALTQAIAAVLAAAFVAGMAWVGTLTTLNVAMQLRSPDAILGRCLSIYQAVTFGALALGAWLFGLVADLWSLPAAVLAGGGWLALSVPVLRFAAPMPGRDEGRVAP, from the coding sequence ATGGCGGGCGGGTCCGCCCCGCCCCCTGCCCGCACCTCGCCGCTCGCCCCGTTCCGCTTTCCTGCCTTTCGCGCGATCTGGATCGCCAACCTCGCCTCGAACATGGGGTCGATGATCCAGTCGGTCGGCGCCGCCTGGCTGATGACCGAGCTGACGCAGTCGCACCTGCTGATCGCGCTGGTCAACGCCGGCGCGACGATCCCGATCCTGATGCTCGGCGTCTTCGCCGGTGCGATCGCCGACAATTACGACCGCCGCCGGGTGATGCTCGCGGCGCAGCTCCTCATGCTGCTGATGTCGGCGGGGCTCGCCGCCGTGACCTGGGCCGGCGCCATCGGGCCGCTCTCGCTGCTCTTCTTCACCCTCGCGGTCGGCTGCGGCACCGCGGTCAACTCGCCCGCCTGGCAGGCGTCGGTGCGCCAGCAGGTCGGGCACGCCCACCTGCCGCAGGCGATCGCGCTCAACAGCATCGCGTTCAACCTCGCGCGCAGCGTCGGCCCCGCGCTCGGCGGGCTGCTCATCTCGCTCACCGGTCCCGCGGCCGCCTTTGCGCTCAACACATTGAGCTACCTCGCGCTGATCATCGTCCTGCTGCGCTGGAAGCCCGAGACCGACCCGCCCCAAAAGACCCCGATGCTCGCCGCGATCGCGACCGGGCTGCGGTTCTGCGCGCAGTCGGACCCGGTGCGCCGCGTGCTGATGCGCGGTTTTTCCTTCGGGCTGGGCGCGGCCGCCTTTCAGGCGCTGCTCCCGTCGCTCGTCCGCGACCAGCTGAAGGGAACCGAACTCGTCTATGGCCTCTGCCTCGGCGCCTTCGGGCTCGGCTCGATTGTCTGTGCCTTGTGGGTCAGCGCGGCGCGGCGGCGCTGGGGAAGCGAAGCGGTGGTCGGAACGGCGACGCTGGGCTTCGCCGCCGCGATGGTCCCCGTCGCGCTGACGCAGGCGATTGCGGCGGTGCTCGCCGCGGCCTTCGTCGCGGGCATGGCGTGGGTCGGCACGCTTACGACGCTCAACGTCGCGATGCAGCTCCGTTCGCCCGACGCGATCCTCGGGCGGTGCCTGTCGATCTACCAGGCGGTGACCTTCGGCGCGCTGGCGCTCGGCGCCTGGCTGTTCGGGCTGGTCGCCGATCTGTGGTCGCTGCCCGCCGCGGTGCTCGCGGGCGGCGGCTGGCTCGCGCTGTCGGTGCCGGTATTGCGTTTCGCGGCGCCGATGCCGGGGCGCGACGAAGGACGTGTCGCGCCCTAG
- a CDS encoding RsmB/NOP family class I SAM-dependent RNA methyltransferase produces MTPAARIQTAIEILDVIALAAREGGAPADAIFAEAMRARRYAGSKDRRAIRGHVYDAIRAVRSAPVSGRAAMLVLADTDPDLAALFDGAAYGPAAIDAGEPRAETGLAPPALVELFDPLVGDGEAEAMLARASLDLRANRLKASRDEIAALFPEGEAIVGAADGWRLPPETAAAQHPAYATGAFEVQDAASQYASAALDAAPGQTIVDLCAGGGGKTLAIASLTANDAAILACDTNRARLQQLAPRAERAGATRIETRLLNPGQEAAMLADAMGRADRVFVDAPCSGSGTWRRSPELRWRLTPARLERHLADQAKLIDLGAELVAPGGKLLYAVCSIIAREGRAQVDDFITRHPGWTADCGYLPDGIGRAAGAGFLLTPAHDGCDGFFLARLTRPC; encoded by the coding sequence ATGACGCCCGCTGCGCGCATCCAGACCGCGATCGAGATTCTAGATGTCATCGCGCTTGCCGCGCGCGAGGGCGGGGCGCCGGCCGACGCGATCTTTGCCGAGGCGATGCGCGCGCGGCGCTATGCAGGGTCGAAGGACCGCCGTGCGATCCGCGGCCATGTCTATGACGCGATCCGCGCGGTGCGTTCGGCGCCGGTGTCGGGCCGGGCGGCGATGCTCGTCCTCGCCGATACCGATCCCGATCTTGCTGCGCTGTTCGATGGCGCGGCCTATGGTCCCGCGGCCATCGATGCCGGTGAGCCGCGCGCCGAGACGGGGCTCGCGCCGCCGGCGCTCGTCGAGCTGTTCGACCCGCTGGTCGGCGACGGCGAGGCGGAAGCGATGCTCGCCCGCGCATCGCTCGATCTGCGCGCGAACCGGCTGAAGGCCAGCCGCGACGAGATTGCGGCGCTGTTTCCCGAAGGCGAAGCGATCGTGGGCGCCGCGGACGGCTGGCGCCTGCCCCCCGAAACCGCCGCGGCGCAGCACCCCGCCTATGCCACGGGCGCCTTCGAGGTGCAGGACGCCGCGAGCCAATATGCGTCGGCGGCGCTCGATGCCGCGCCGGGGCAGACGATCGTCGATCTGTGCGCGGGCGGCGGCGGCAAGACGCTCGCCATCGCGTCGCTCACCGCGAACGACGCGGCGATCCTCGCTTGCGACACCAACCGCGCACGCCTCCAGCAGCTGGCCCCGCGCGCCGAACGCGCCGGCGCGACGCGCATCGAGACCCGGCTGCTCAACCCGGGGCAGGAGGCGGCGATGCTCGCCGACGCGATGGGCCGTGCGGACCGGGTTTTCGTCGATGCGCCCTGTTCGGGCAGCGGCACCTGGCGCCGCAGTCCCGAACTGCGCTGGCGGCTCACCCCCGCCCGGCTCGAACGCCACCTCGCCGATCAGGCGAAGCTGATCGACCTCGGCGCCGAACTGGTGGCGCCGGGCGGCAAACTCCTTTATGCTGTCTGCTCGATCATCGCACGCGAGGGGCGGGCACAGGTGGACGATTTTATCACCCGGCATCCGGGCTGGACCGCCGATTGCGGCTATCTTCCGGACGGCATCGGACGCGCCGCGGGCGCGGGATTCCTGCTCACGCCGGCGCACGACGGCTGCGACGGATTTTTCCTCGCACGGCTGACACGCCCATGTTAG
- a CDS encoding acyl-CoA dehydrogenase family protein: MIDYRQALGAAQDYRTAAQAALAARLANAPIDREQRAAHGFAWIATTVAALEATLDWAEAAGDASRVDALVVRLAFAEGIAQLVGGLPMGQNELSRPADLGLTREAAKLADACAALVEADHAAARAELTQLFAAGRWPSETFHDADLDAIREQYRRFTDAEILPHAHGWHLANALIPDTTVAAMADLGTFGVCIPEEYGGLGLGKLVMCIVTEELSRGWIGTGSLGTRSEIAGELIVLGGTDAQKAEWLPRIASGEILPTAVFTEPDVGSDLGSLQTRARRDGDHWVIDGAKNWITHAARSDLMTLLARTLPDAKGYAGLSMLLVPKPRGSEESPFPAAGMTGSEIEVLGYRGMREYALQFDGMTAPADALLGGEEGQGFKQLMRTFEGARIQTAARAVGVARRALELGLDYAVTRKQFGQPIVHFPRVADKLAMSLVDFVTARELSYAAARAKDGGKRCDIEAGMAKLLGARAAWSNADASLQIHGGNGYAMEYEISRILCDARILNIFEGAAEIQAQVIARGLAGGRN, encoded by the coding sequence ATGATCGACTATCGGCAGGCGCTGGGCGCCGCGCAGGACTATCGGACCGCGGCGCAGGCCGCGCTGGCGGCGCGGCTCGCGAACGCCCCGATCGACCGCGAACAGCGCGCAGCGCACGGCTTTGCGTGGATCGCGACGACGGTCGCCGCGCTCGAAGCGACGCTCGACTGGGCCGAAGCCGCGGGCGATGCCAGTCGGGTCGACGCGCTGGTCGTGCGGCTCGCCTTCGCCGAGGGAATCGCGCAGCTCGTCGGCGGGCTGCCGATGGGCCAGAACGAGCTCAGCCGCCCAGCCGACCTGGGGCTGACGCGCGAAGCGGCGAAGCTGGCCGACGCCTGCGCCGCGCTGGTCGAGGCCGATCATGCCGCGGCACGCGCCGAGCTGACGCAGCTGTTCGCGGCCGGGCGATGGCCGAGCGAGACGTTCCACGACGCCGACCTCGACGCGATCCGCGAGCAGTACCGGCGCTTCACCGATGCCGAGATTCTGCCGCACGCGCACGGCTGGCACCTCGCCAACGCGCTGATCCCCGATACGACCGTCGCCGCAATGGCCGACCTCGGCACCTTCGGCGTGTGCATCCCCGAGGAATATGGGGGGCTCGGCCTCGGCAAGCTCGTCATGTGCATCGTCACCGAGGAATTGTCGCGCGGTTGGATCGGCACGGGCTCGCTCGGCACGAGGTCGGAGATCGCGGGCGAACTGATCGTGCTCGGCGGCACCGACGCGCAGAAGGCCGAATGGCTGCCGCGCATCGCGAGCGGGGAGATATTGCCCACCGCGGTGTTCACCGAACCCGACGTTGGATCGGACCTCGGCTCGCTCCAGACGCGCGCCCGGCGCGACGGCGATCATTGGGTCATCGACGGCGCCAAGAACTGGATCACCCATGCCGCGCGATCGGACCTGATGACCCTGCTCGCGCGCACCCTGCCTGACGCGAAGGGCTATGCCGGGCTGTCGATGCTGCTGGTGCCCAAGCCGCGCGGCAGCGAGGAAAGCCCCTTCCCCGCCGCTGGCATGACCGGCAGCGAGATCGAGGTGCTCGGCTATCGCGGCATGCGCGAATATGCGCTCCAGTTCGACGGGATGACCGCACCCGCCGACGCGCTGCTCGGCGGCGAGGAAGGCCAGGGGTTCAAGCAATTGATGCGCACCTTCGAGGGCGCGCGCATCCAGACCGCGGCGCGCGCGGTCGGCGTCGCGCGGCGCGCGCTCGAACTCGGGCTCGACTATGCGGTGACGCGCAAGCAGTTCGGCCAGCCGATCGTCCATTTCCCGCGCGTCGCCGACAAGCTGGCGATGAGCCTCGTCGACTTCGTCACCGCGCGCGAGCTTTCCTATGCCGCGGCGCGCGCCAAGGACGGCGGCAAGCGCTGCGACATCGAGGCGGGCATGGCCAAGCTGCTCGGCGCGCGCGCCGCCTGGTCGAACGCCGACGCGAGCCTCCAGATCCACGGCGGCAACGGCTATGCGATGGAATATGAGATCAGCCGCATCCTGTGCGACGCGCGTATCCTCAACATCTTCGAGGGCGCGGCGGAGATCCAGGCGCAGGTGATCGCACGCGGGCTCGCCGGGGGCCGCAACTGA
- a CDS encoding helix-turn-helix domain-containing protein, with protein MDETLAMLDDASTARVALSPLRRELLARLREPASAAGLAEALGVPRQKIGYHLRVLEKAGLIGAVSTRKRRGFTETLFEARSGAWLIDPMLLAPAGADAAGKQDRFAAAHLVRTAAGIVRDVSRMQEAAADEGSRLLTFTVEADVAFARPSDIECFAARVADALAAIAADFASPGEARRYRVTIAGHPAAATREPPAIN; from the coding sequence ATGGACGAGACGCTTGCCATGCTGGACGATGCCAGCACCGCGCGGGTGGCGCTGTCGCCGCTGCGCCGCGAGTTGCTGGCGCGGCTGCGCGAACCCGCTTCGGCGGCGGGGCTCGCCGAGGCGCTGGGGGTGCCGCGCCAGAAGATCGGCTATCATCTGCGCGTGCTCGAAAAGGCGGGGCTGATTGGCGCCGTATCGACCCGCAAGCGCCGCGGTTTCACCGAAACATTGTTCGAGGCGCGCAGCGGCGCCTGGCTCATCGATCCGATGCTGCTCGCCCCGGCCGGCGCCGATGCGGCCGGCAAGCAGGACCGTTTTGCCGCCGCGCACCTGGTGCGCACCGCGGCGGGGATCGTCCGCGACGTATCGCGCATGCAGGAGGCGGCGGCCGACGAAGGCAGCCGTCTGCTGACTTTCACCGTCGAGGCCGATGTCGCCTTCGCGCGGCCCTCGGATATCGAGTGTTTCGCGGCGCGGGTGGCCGATGCGCTGGCGGCGATCGCCGCCGATTTTGCGTCGCCCGGCGAAGCGCGGCGCTACCGTGTCACCATCGCCGGCCATCCCGCCGCCGCAACCCGCGAGCCGCCCGCGATCAACTGA